The DNA region TGGATAAAGTTGGTCATCACATTACTGGAAGCCAAGATAAGCCTTACCATTACCAAATACAAACAGCTGATGGTCAGTGGCAAGAAGCGATTTATCAAGCCGTTTTCTTAAATATTGGCCATCCACCATATGCTGATCACTACCATTTAATTGGTCACGATGGTTACATCCATGACCCTTACCCAGTAAGCGATAAACTTGGCGTTCTTGACCCAAGTCAAAAAATTGGTATTATTGGCTCTGGTTTAACTGGTCTTGATGTTATGCGTTACCTGCAATATCATTTTGCTGGTCAACTTGCTCGCTCAATTACCTTTTTCACACGGTCGACACCATTCTCTTCTGCTAAACAAGGACCATATGATGGACATATTCAGGCTACTTTTAATATGGATTGGATTAAAAATCAAAAGGCATCCCACAACGGCTACATTCCACTAGAAAATATTTTAGAAACTTTTATGGCAGATATGACGGCTAACGATGTGGATATTAAACGGGTAATTGATCGATATGGGACTGGCTCAATCACTGAAATTCGTCAAGAGTTAACTCACTACGACCGTGACCTACAAATATTCCAAATTTATACTGGTATTATCACCCCATATCTCCCTGATATATATATGGGCATGTCAGTACTTGACCGTAATACCTATAAACAAGAATATTTAGATACTTTTGAACACTTCAGAAGCCAAATGACCCATGAAGCCTTACAAGATATTATTCAGTGGTATGACGAGGAAAAGGTATCCTTCCATGATAAGCTAACAGATATCAAGCCTCATAGTGATGGTGGATTTGAAATGATTTTTGAGAATGGTTCAAGTAAACATGTGGATATTTTAGTCAATGCAGCTGGATTCGAAAGTCAATTACTGCCAGCAACTGAACAAGATATATTCATTAAAAACATGGTTGACCGTGACTTATTTACGCCCGCTATAGACGGTGGTGTATTGGTAACCTGGCCTCAGGCTCAAGTCACCTCTCAACGGTACGCGACACACGACAACCTATTCTTAACAGGTCGTTGGATTATGACCACACAATACGGAAACAACAATGCGCAAATGTCTTTTGCCTTTGGACAACAAGTAGCCCAACAATTTTTAGACCGGCAAATAAAAGCGTATAAATAAATAAATAAATAAATAAATAAATAAATTAATTAATAGATAAATAAAAGTCTGACTTGATCGCAATGCTTCTTAATCAAGTCAGACTTTTAAATTTTATACGGCTAATTGATTTGATCCATCTTTATAATCAATCTCAATCCCTGGTTGCATATTTGGAATATAGACATGGAACTGTAATTCACCATCATCCTCAATCGAATAAGCTTCCATAAAAATACCTCGTGCCAACAATTCATCACCCATAAATAAGGGGGTAATCCGGTAGCGGACATGATTTTCACTATCTTCCACGTAAGCAGCCACATAGTTTTCAAAAGGTAGCATACCTTCCACATTGAAATACCGGGTCCCGGTCATCAAGTTCAGCAAATTATCCTGCTGACCAGTCAACTGAAAACCAATTAAATGACTTCGGTTATACAGCCAGCCAGCCGACACAATATCATAACGGTTTTGTTGCCAACCAGTTGGTGTGATTGCGGTCAAGGCTTCTCGTTGTTCCGATTCAGCCGGCATCAAGTCCGCCCCTAACAAGGCA from Aerococcus urinaeequi includes:
- a CDS encoding FAD/NAD(P)-binding protein; amino-acid sequence: MQIAIVGLGVAGNGSLKALIDFQNQHPNQPLTIDIYDEAGHLGHGSPYQEDDDKLIMNSLAHDLSIDADNPHDLLDWLTNHHPDYCDPSAFIPRAMYGAYLKDRMATYLNNDRVHIHYQHIQDIQVVDKVGHHITGSQDKPYHYQIQTADGQWQEAIYQAVFLNIGHPPYADHYHLIGHDGYIHDPYPVSDKLGVLDPSQKIGIIGSGLTGLDVMRYLQYHFAGQLARSITFFTRSTPFSSAKQGPYDGHIQATFNMDWIKNQKASHNGYIPLENILETFMADMTANDVDIKRVIDRYGTGSITEIRQELTHYDRDLQIFQIYTGIITPYLPDIYMGMSVLDRNTYKQEYLDTFEHFRSQMTHEALQDIIQWYDEEKVSFHDKLTDIKPHSDGGFEMIFENGSSKHVDILVNAAGFESQLLPATEQDIFIKNMVDRDLFTPAIDGGVLVTWPQAQVTSQRYATHDNLFLTGRWIMTTQYGNNNAQMSFAFGQQVAQQFLDRQIKAYK